Proteins encoded in a region of the Vicia villosa cultivar HV-30 ecotype Madison, WI linkage group LG5, Vvil1.0, whole genome shotgun sequence genome:
- the LOC131603390 gene encoding ethylene-responsive transcription factor ERN3-like codes for MGTHVYIYVCVLATLITFILMDMEHQQQKTNEGKHREKLMMKNRSKFIGVRQRASGKWAAEIKDTQKNIRMWLGTYKTAEEAARAYDEAACLLRGSNTRTNFSTSHPIPTNSPISLKLKKLLHRKSISNQTQTQTQCQNQSTMMCSSLQGAPIDNSIMVHEKENNSSWSSEESKSLFWVQNQDPNGVDMNMINCELGISPNTLEFDYSWSFPQQRIKELTTSKDDMNVYGLNDCYVEDTYEAYEYDANYSLSHFFCFT; via the coding sequence ATGGGCACACACGTGTATATATATGTTTGTGTTTTGGCTACCTTGATTACATTTATATTAATGGATATGGAACATCAACAACAAAAGACCAACGAAGGCAAACACAGAGAGAAACTCATGATGAAGAATAGGTCCAAGTTTATTGGAGTAAGACAAAGGGCTTCAGGGAAATGGGCAGCAGAGATAAAAGACACACAGAAGAACATTAGGATGTGGCTTGGTACTTATAAAACCGCTGAAGAAGCTGCTCGTGCTTATGATGAAGCTGCATGTCTCCTTAGAGGTTCAAACACTCGTACAAACTTCTCTACCAGTCATCCCATTCCTACCAATTCTCCTATATCTCTTAAACTCAAAAAGCTTCTTCATCGTAAATCCATCTCAAAtcaaactcaaactcaaactcaGTGTCAAAATCAGTCTACAATGATGTGTTCTTCTTTACAAGGTGCTCCTATTGATAATAGCATCATGGTACATGAAAAGGAAAACAACTCTTCATGGAGTAGTGAAGAGTCAAAGTCTTTGTTTTGGGTTCAGAACCAAGATCCTAATGGGGTAGATATGAATATGATAAACTGCGAATTGGGTATTTCACCAAATACATTAGAGTTTGATTATTCTTGGTCTTTTCCCCAACAAAGGATTAAGGAGTTAACAACATCAAAAGATGATATGAATGTCTATGGTTTGAATGATTGCTATGTGGAAGACACGTACGAAGCTTATGAATATGATGCCAATTATTCTCTTTCGCACTTTTTTTGTTTTACTTGA